A stretch of Fundidesulfovibrio soli DNA encodes these proteins:
- a CDS encoding amidohydrolase family protein yields MDDLRFNLHCHVFNLKAVFSKKTKHIIEQRVLDAGLSKGVAQLVIKVITGLLKGPEAIEKIQQIIDPHEHNPFLEFLKVALLEDMDEVTNWLLGQLAEDVIITPLMMDITTPDAGDGNEFQRQIDLTLRQMYRFPGRVLPFFAFNPLRPDAMDRLRAAYSQGFVGVKLYPSLGYSVESEQIEQVARYCAARDLPIMQHCSKGGFYAERTDRDNSLPSLWNVYLEGYKGLKICFGHFGGESDFITPGSQNNWTDAILEMMRLFNNKASMGTVYADVSYHTTGMPDANPAAYKARIDSVLGEAACRPYVLWGTDSFLVRQRVTEREYWEHFRGALIPQAVDFDAISVKNAMDFMGFGGPKLANNIENYVKVMRANTHRFNPRLAAPWLRKLLGKQPHMGGSGG; encoded by the coding sequence ATGGACGATCTGCGCTTCAACCTGCATTGCCACGTGTTCAACCTCAAGGCCGTATTCAGCAAGAAGACGAAGCATATCATCGAACAGCGCGTGCTGGACGCCGGACTCTCGAAGGGCGTGGCCCAACTGGTGATCAAGGTGATCACAGGGCTTCTGAAGGGTCCCGAGGCCATCGAGAAGATCCAGCAGATCATCGACCCGCACGAGCACAACCCCTTCCTGGAGTTCCTCAAGGTCGCCCTCCTGGAGGATATGGACGAGGTGACCAACTGGCTCCTGGGGCAGTTGGCTGAGGATGTGATCATCACCCCGCTGATGATGGACATCACCACCCCGGATGCGGGCGACGGCAACGAGTTCCAGCGTCAAATCGATCTCACGCTGCGCCAGATGTACCGCTTCCCGGGCAGGGTGCTTCCCTTCTTCGCCTTCAACCCCTTGCGTCCAGACGCCATGGACCGCTTGAGGGCCGCCTACAGCCAGGGATTCGTGGGGGTGAAGCTCTACCCGTCATTGGGCTACTCGGTCGAGTCGGAGCAGATCGAGCAGGTGGCGCGTTACTGCGCCGCGCGCGACCTGCCCATCATGCAGCACTGCAGCAAGGGCGGCTTTTACGCCGAGAGAACCGACAGGGACAACAGCCTGCCCTCCCTCTGGAACGTCTATCTGGAAGGCTACAAGGGCCTGAAAATCTGTTTCGGCCACTTTGGCGGGGAATCGGATTTCATCACTCCCGGTTCGCAGAACAACTGGACGGACGCCATCCTCGAAATGATGCGTCTGTTCAACAACAAGGCGAGCATGGGCACGGTCTACGCCGACGTATCCTATCATACCACAGGCATGCCTGACGCCAATCCGGCAGCCTACAAGGCCAGGATCGACAGCGTGCTTGGCGAAGCGGCCTGCAGGCCCTACGTGCTCTGGGGCACGGATTCCTTCCTGGTGCGGCAGCGCGTCACCGAGCGGGAATACTGGGAGCACTTCAGAGGCGCGCTCATTCCTCAGGCTGTGGATTTCGACGCGATCAGTGTTAAGAACGCCATGGACTTCATGGGGTTCGGCGGGCCAAAGCTCGCGAACAACATCGAGAACTACGTCAAGGTCATGCGCGCCAATACCCACAGGTTCAATCCTCGGTTGGCGGCCCCCTGGCTGCGCAAGCTGCTGGGTAAACAGCCGCATATGGGCGGTTCGGGCGGATAA
- the pta gene encoding phosphate acetyltransferase, with protein MAKNLYIIATEARSGKSAICLGVMQLLLKDFQRVAFFRPIISGSAQGKKDHDINLILSQFYLNMRYEDTFVYTLDQARDMINQGKHTVMIENILAKYKELESKYDFVLLEGTDFLGSDLAFESDINAEIASNIGCPVILVSNGLDKPADKLIASTQIAIDTFSEKGLDIFATIVNRVDPGFEEKVLNGLTCKYIGGQDCLSYAIPEDATLGKPTVADVTKWLGAQVLYGQDQLDTPIDDYIVAAMQVGNFLEYIKKGALVITPGDRADVVLGCYASRLSTAYQDVAGIVLTGGIEPTASIKKLIDGWTGVPLPVLLAEGHTYKVARILMDLYGRIESDDQKKIASALGTFEKHVNGEDFRSRLEAKRSSKITPKMFEYSLIDKAKLQRQHIVLPEGTSNRILKAADILLRRGVADLTILGKEDEVQPLISQLGLDLSGANIVNPAKSEFYEQYWHTYYDMRKAKGVTEEMARDQMLSPTYFGTMMVQMGQADGMVSGSINTTQDTIRPALQIIKTKPGMSIVSSVFLMCLADRVLVFGDCAVNPSPNAQQLAEIAIQSAHTAAAFGVEPRIAMLSYSTGSSGSGAEVDKVREATKIAHEMAPELLLEGPLQYDAAIDPEVAALKMPGSAVAGKATVFIFPDLNTGNNTYKAVQRAASAVAIGPVLQGLNKPVNDLSRGCTVEDIVNTVVITAIQAQH; from the coding sequence ATGGCTAAAAATCTCTATATCATAGCCACCGAGGCCCGCAGCGGCAAATCCGCCATCTGCCTGGGCGTGATGCAGCTGCTCCTGAAGGATTTCCAGCGCGTCGCCTTCTTCCGCCCCATCATCTCCGGCTCCGCACAGGGCAAGAAAGACCACGACATCAACCTGATCCTCTCGCAGTTCTACCTGAACATGCGCTACGAGGACACCTTCGTCTACACCCTGGACCAGGCCCGCGACATGATCAACCAGGGCAAGCACACCGTGATGATCGAGAACATCCTTGCCAAGTACAAGGAGCTCGAGTCCAAGTACGACTTCGTGCTGCTCGAAGGCACGGACTTCCTGGGCAGCGACCTGGCCTTCGAGTCCGACATCAACGCCGAGATCGCGTCCAACATCGGCTGCCCGGTGATCCTGGTCTCCAACGGCCTGGACAAGCCCGCCGACAAGCTCATCGCCTCCACCCAGATCGCCATCGACACCTTCTCTGAGAAGGGCCTGGACATCTTCGCCACCATCGTCAACCGCGTGGACCCCGGCTTCGAGGAGAAGGTCCTCAACGGCCTGACCTGCAAGTACATCGGCGGGCAGGACTGCCTGAGCTACGCCATCCCCGAGGACGCCACCCTGGGCAAGCCCACCGTGGCCGACGTGACCAAGTGGCTGGGCGCGCAGGTGCTCTACGGGCAGGACCAGCTCGACACCCCCATCGACGACTACATCGTGGCCGCCATGCAGGTGGGCAACTTCCTGGAATACATCAAGAAGGGCGCCCTGGTCATCACCCCGGGCGACCGCGCCGACGTGGTGCTCGGCTGCTACGCCTCCCGCCTGTCCACCGCCTACCAGGACGTGGCCGGCATCGTGCTCACCGGCGGCATCGAGCCCACCGCCAGCATCAAGAAGCTCATCGACGGGTGGACCGGCGTGCCCCTGCCGGTGCTGCTGGCCGAGGGCCACACCTACAAGGTGGCCCGCATCCTCATGGACCTCTACGGACGCATCGAGTCCGACGACCAGAAGAAGATCGCCTCCGCCCTGGGCACCTTCGAGAAGCACGTCAACGGCGAGGACTTCCGCTCCCGCCTGGAGGCCAAGCGCTCCTCCAAGATCACGCCCAAGATGTTCGAGTACAGCCTGATCGACAAGGCCAAGCTCCAGCGCCAGCACATCGTGCTGCCCGAGGGCACCTCCAACCGCATCCTCAAGGCCGCCGACATCCTGCTGCGCCGCGGCGTGGCCGACCTGACCATCCTGGGCAAGGAGGACGAGGTCCAGCCCTTGATCTCCCAGCTGGGCCTGGACCTCTCCGGCGCGAACATCGTCAACCCGGCCAAGTCCGAGTTCTACGAGCAGTACTGGCACACCTACTACGACATGCGCAAAGCCAAGGGCGTCACCGAGGAGATGGCCCGCGACCAGATGCTCTCCCCCACCTACTTCGGCACCATGATGGTGCAGATGGGCCAGGCCGACGGCATGGTTTCCGGCTCCATCAACACCACCCAGGACACCATCCGCCCGGCCCTGCAGATCATCAAGACCAAGCCCGGCATGTCCATCGTCAGCTCCGTGTTCCTGATGTGCCTGGCCGACCGGGTGCTGGTTTTCGGCGACTGCGCCGTGAACCCCAGCCCCAACGCCCAGCAGCTGGCCGAAATCGCGATCCAGTCCGCGCACACCGCAGCCGCCTTCGGCGTCGAGCCGCGCATCGCCATGCTCTCCTACTCCACGGGCAGCTCCGGCTCCGGCGCCGAGGTGGACAAGGTGCGCGAGGCCACCAAGATCGCCCACGAGATGGCCCCCGAACTGCTGCTGGAAGGCCCGCTGCAGTACGACGCCGCCATCGACCCCGAGGTCGCGGCGCTGAAGATGCCGGGCTCCGCGGTGGCGGGCAAGGCCACCGTCTTCATCTTCCCGGACCTGAACACCGGCAACAACACTTACAAGGCCGTTCAGCGCGCCGCCTCGGCCGTGGCCATCGGCCCCGTCCTGCAGGGCCTGAACAAGCCCGTGAACGACCTCTCCCGCGGCTGCACCGTGGAAGACATCGTCAACACCGTCGTTATCACCGCCATTCAGGCGCAGCACTAA
- a CDS encoding acetate kinase, which produces MKILVLNCGSSSLKYQLIDMNNDAVLCSGLAERIGDAMGKITHKAFPGTDKQKVLTVEEPFKDHTAALGRCAGLITGGEAPVATPADIAAIGHRVVHGGEAFRQPTLITPEVVKAIKDFCSLAPLHNPAGLMGIEAATALFPGVKQAAVFDTAFHGTIPDYAYLFAIPFGLYQELGIRRYGFHGTSHGYVAKKLSQIIGKPFEQTSCVTVHLGNGCSMAAVKNGQCVDTSMGLTPLMGLMMGTRSGDVDPSLHAFLAANKGYTIEQVDTLLNKESGLKGICGLNDMRDIHSAREKGDKKAELALKMFCYRVKHYIGAYLAALDGCDAVVFTAGIGENDPDVRQYSCDTLGAVGVKIDRDRNFGFKRGEVCKISTDDSPVAIYVIPTNEELEIATQTASLLGSK; this is translated from the coding sequence ATGAAAATCCTGGTTCTCAACTGCGGCAGCTCGTCGCTCAAATACCAGCTCATCGACATGAACAACGACGCCGTGCTCTGCTCCGGCCTTGCCGAGCGCATCGGCGACGCCATGGGCAAGATCACGCACAAGGCCTTCCCCGGCACCGACAAGCAGAAGGTGCTCACCGTCGAGGAGCCCTTCAAGGACCACACCGCCGCCCTGGGCCGCTGCGCGGGCCTGATCACCGGCGGCGAGGCCCCCGTGGCCACCCCCGCCGACATCGCCGCCATCGGCCACCGCGTGGTGCACGGCGGCGAGGCCTTCCGCCAGCCCACCCTGATCACCCCCGAAGTGGTCAAGGCCATCAAGGACTTCTGCTCCCTGGCCCCCCTGCACAACCCCGCCGGGCTCATGGGCATCGAGGCCGCCACGGCCCTGTTCCCGGGCGTGAAGCAGGCCGCCGTGTTCGACACCGCCTTCCACGGCACCATCCCGGACTACGCCTACCTCTTCGCCATCCCCTTCGGCCTCTACCAGGAGCTGGGCATCCGCCGGTACGGCTTCCACGGCACCTCGCACGGCTACGTGGCCAAGAAGCTCTCCCAGATCATCGGCAAGCCCTTCGAGCAGACCAGCTGCGTCACCGTGCACCTGGGCAACGGCTGCTCCATGGCCGCCGTTAAGAACGGCCAGTGCGTGGACACCTCCATGGGCCTGACCCCGCTCATGGGCCTGATGATGGGCACCCGCTCCGGCGACGTCGACCCCTCCCTGCACGCCTTCCTGGCCGCCAACAAGGGCTACACCATCGAACAGGTGGACACCCTGCTGAACAAGGAAAGCGGCCTCAAGGGCATCTGCGGCCTGAACGACATGCGCGACATCCATTCCGCCCGCGAGAAAGGCGACAAGAAGGCCGAACTGGCCCTGAAGATGTTCTGCTACCGCGTGAAGCACTACATCGGCGCCTACCTGGCCGCCCTGGACGGCTGCGACGCCGTGGTCTTCACCGCCGGCATCGGCGAGAACGACCCCGACGTTCGCCAGTACAGCTGCGACACCCTGGGCGCCGTAGGCGTGAAGATCGACCGGGACCGCAACTTCGGCTTCAAGCGTGGCGAGGTCTGCAAGATCTCCACCGACGACTCGCCCGTGGCCATCTACGTGATCCCCACCAACGAGGAGCTGGAGATCGCCACCCAGACCGCTTCGCTGCTGGGCTCCAAATAG
- a CDS encoding DUF2491 family protein, translated as MFWKSKKEDSYHPQYPKLPDTLRIGAILAVEPGEALRYEGMGLTLPLPAGEIVVEAVSGMELFGLNIARAYVKAGGRQAVFQFQQQKDGTVLDVNCLQVLQEVFPGTPDDWDTWIGEGGLIGGADITSPDGVRYTRDWGDGTYSEPVEAQERIFVDPTKEPIVVEHKMMLYSRELGDSREYLLVSADDEPGQALVRILSGVVMTPQALKIY; from the coding sequence ATGTTCTGGAAATCAAAGAAGGAAGATTCCTACCATCCTCAGTATCCCAAGCTGCCCGACACCCTGCGCATCGGGGCCATCCTGGCCGTGGAGCCGGGTGAGGCGCTGCGCTACGAAGGCATGGGCCTGACCCTGCCCCTGCCTGCCGGCGAGATCGTGGTGGAGGCCGTGTCCGGCATGGAGCTGTTCGGCCTGAACATCGCACGGGCCTACGTGAAGGCAGGCGGAAGACAGGCCGTGTTCCAGTTCCAACAGCAAAAGGACGGGACCGTCCTGGACGTGAACTGCCTCCAGGTGCTGCAGGAGGTCTTCCCCGGCACCCCGGACGATTGGGACACCTGGATCGGCGAAGGCGGGCTCATCGGCGGAGCGGACATCACCTCCCCCGACGGCGTGCGCTACACCCGTGACTGGGGCGACGGCACGTATTCCGAGCCCGTGGAGGCTCAGGAGCGCATTTTCGTGGACCCCACCAAGGAGCCCATCGTGGTGGAGCACAAGATGATGCTCTACAGCCGCGAGCTTGGCGACAGCCGCGAGTATCTGCTGGTCTCGGCGGATGACGAGCCGGGCCAGGCCCTGGTCCGCATCCTCAGCGGGGTGGTCATGACCCCCCAGGCGCTCAAGATCTACTAA
- a CDS encoding sulfite exporter TauE/SafE family protein, translating to MVTYWLLYAFAGAVAGVLAGLLGVGGGIVIVPVLSVLFTMQGMPQEYMMQMALGTSLASIMFTSVSSMRAHHRHGAVRWNVVKAISPGIIVGTLAGSWLASILSSGFLKGFFVFFLYYVSFQMFLNIKPKPTREIPDTKGIFGVGSGIGVISALVGIGGGTLSVPFMTWCNIPMHQAVGTSAAIGFPIALAGTVGYIFGGLGKAGLPDATLGFIYIPALIGLVVCSMLTAPTGAKIAHKLPVAKLKKVFAVFLFIMATRMLLQFF from the coding sequence ATGGTTACGTACTGGCTGCTGTACGCCTTCGCTGGCGCCGTGGCGGGAGTCCTGGCCGGGCTCCTGGGCGTCGGAGGCGGCATTGTCATCGTCCCCGTTCTGTCCGTGCTCTTCACCATGCAGGGCATGCCACAAGAGTACATGATGCAGATGGCCCTGGGCACCTCGCTCGCCTCCATCATGTTCACCTCCGTTTCCAGCATGCGCGCCCACCACAGGCACGGCGCCGTGCGCTGGAACGTGGTCAAGGCCATCTCCCCCGGCATCATCGTGGGCACCCTGGCGGGCAGCTGGCTGGCCTCCATCCTCTCCAGCGGGTTCCTCAAGGGCTTCTTCGTCTTCTTCCTCTACTACGTCTCCTTCCAGATGTTCTTGAACATCAAGCCCAAGCCCACCCGCGAGATACCCGACACCAAGGGCATCTTCGGGGTGGGTTCCGGCATCGGCGTCATCTCCGCCCTGGTGGGCATCGGCGGCGGCACCCTCTCCGTGCCGTTCATGACCTGGTGCAACATCCCCATGCACCAGGCCGTGGGCACCTCGGCGGCCATCGGTTTCCCCATCGCCCTGGCCGGCACCGTGGGCTACATCTTCGGCGGCCTGGGCAAGGCGGGCCTGCCCGACGCCACCCTGGGCTTCATCTACATCCCCGCGCTGATCGGGCTGGTGGTCTGCAGCATGCTCACGGCCCCCACCGGCGCGAAGATCGCCCACAAGCTGCCCGTGGCCAAGCTCAAGAAGGTCTTCGCGGTCTTCCTGTTCATCATGGCCACTCGCATGCTGCTGCAATTCTTCTAA
- a CDS encoding putative bifunctional diguanylate cyclase/phosphodiesterase, translating into MDSPYPRFSQDEILRLLHTVLGVCREGVSVTAPDGSIEWVNPAFTTITGYEAGEVVGHNPRVLKSDRHDDAFYADMWRTLAEKGHWSGEIWNRRKSGEAYPEWLAITAVRDGSGALQRYVAVFHDLTDIKRDKDLIRRQTYHDALTNLPNRFLFQDRLGVALRNRANDGSLLGVICLDLDRFRAVNDSLGHRAGDQLLAEVARRLTPLLRQADTLSRYGGDTFYMLLTGLRDPEDAAHVAGRILTSLAAPLEIMGQELRISASVGIAISPNDGADPGQLMRNAEIAMYTSKRSGPSGYAFFTEDLGDKVLRALQMENDLRKALAREEFSVHYQPKVDLASGAIQGMEALVRWHRSDGTMVSPAEFIPLAEETGLIVPLGELVLELACRQARIWADEGHAHLKLAVNLSARQLEQPNLVDTVMAILERTGLPPASLELEVTESLFLTGFEQAHSRLSALTVMGITVALDDFGTGYSSLSYLKRLPISTLKIDRSFIGGLPGDPEDAAIVNSVVSIARNLGLEVVAEGVETQAQLDFLKSLGCGGGFQGYLFSRPVPARDFAKLLVREARRAEGGTP; encoded by the coding sequence ATGGATTCCCCATATCCCAGGTTCTCGCAGGACGAGATCCTGCGTCTTCTGCACACCGTGCTCGGGGTCTGCCGCGAGGGCGTCTCCGTCACGGCCCCGGACGGCAGCATCGAGTGGGTTAACCCCGCATTCACGACCATCACCGGCTACGAGGCCGGTGAGGTCGTGGGCCACAACCCGCGCGTGCTGAAATCCGACCGCCACGACGACGCATTCTACGCCGACATGTGGCGCACCCTGGCCGAGAAGGGCCACTGGTCCGGCGAAATCTGGAACCGCCGCAAGTCCGGCGAGGCCTACCCCGAGTGGCTGGCCATCACCGCCGTGCGAGACGGCTCGGGCGCGCTCCAGCGCTATGTGGCCGTGTTCCACGACCTGACGGACATCAAGCGCGACAAGGACCTGATCCGCCGGCAGACCTACCACGACGCCCTGACCAACCTGCCCAACCGCTTCCTCTTCCAGGACCGCCTGGGCGTGGCCCTGCGCAACAGAGCCAACGACGGGAGCCTGCTGGGCGTGATCTGCCTGGACCTCGACCGCTTCCGGGCCGTCAACGACAGTCTGGGGCACAGGGCCGGGGACCAGCTCCTGGCGGAGGTCGCCCGCAGGCTGACCCCGCTTTTGCGACAGGCCGACACCCTCTCCCGCTACGGGGGCGACACCTTCTACATGCTGCTCACCGGGCTGCGCGACCCGGAGGACGCCGCCCACGTGGCGGGCCGCATCCTGACCAGCCTGGCCGCGCCGCTCGAGATCATGGGCCAGGAGCTGCGCATCTCGGCCAGCGTGGGCATCGCCATCTCCCCCAACGACGGCGCGGACCCGGGCCAGCTCATGCGCAACGCCGAGATCGCCATGTACACCTCCAAGCGCTCCGGCCCCAGCGGCTACGCCTTCTTCACGGAGGACCTGGGCGACAAGGTGCTGCGCGCCCTGCAGATGGAGAACGACCTGCGCAAGGCCCTGGCCCGGGAGGAGTTCAGCGTGCACTACCAGCCCAAGGTGGACCTGGCCTCGGGGGCCATCCAGGGCATGGAGGCCCTGGTGCGCTGGCACCGCTCCGACGGGACCATGGTCTCGCCGGCCGAATTCATCCCCCTGGCCGAGGAGACCGGCCTCATCGTCCCCCTGGGCGAGCTCGTGCTGGAGCTGGCCTGCAGGCAGGCCCGCATCTGGGCCGACGAGGGCCACGCCCACCTGAAGCTGGCCGTGAACCTCTCCGCCCGGCAGCTGGAGCAGCCCAACCTGGTGGATACGGTGATGGCCATCCTGGAGCGCACGGGCCTGCCGCCCGCCAGCCTGGAGCTGGAGGTGACCGAGAGCCTGTTCCTCACCGGATTCGAGCAGGCCCACAGCCGCCTCTCCGCCCTGACCGTCATGGGCATCACCGTGGCCCTGGACGACTTCGGCACGGGCTACTCGTCGCTGAGCTACCTCAAGCGGCTGCCCATCTCCACGCTCAAGATAGACAGATCCTTCATCGGTGGCCTGCCCGGCGACCCGGAGGACGCGGCCATCGTCAACTCGGTGGTCTCCATCGCCAGGAACCTGGGCCTGGAAGTGGTTGCGGAAGGCGTGGAGACGCAGGCGCAGCTGGATTTCCTGAAATCGCTGGGCTGCGGCGGCGGCTTCCAGGGCTATCTCTTCTCCCGGCCGGTGCCCGCCCGCGACTTCGCCAAGCTCCTGGTAAGGGAAGCCCGCAGGGCTGAGGGCGGGACGCCGTGA
- a CDS encoding LeuA family protein, whose translation MKLIDSTLREGEQCFGVYFRPEQKADILERLCRLGVDELELGVAGRDESLAALLALARARDGAPPVSVWTACRRDAIETAAPLGADWLHMGLPVSAAHMRTRLKMEEDQLLEHLARHVALAGELGAARVSVGLEDASRADPDFLMRAALAAQSAGAARVRLSDTVGVWNPLSVAEAVARLKAGVNIAVGVHCHDDFGLGTGNALAGLLAGADYADCTVLGLGERAGLACTEELAAYLHLRLGRDYAVAELPGLCEAVALAAGIEISPRKAVAGTGQFACETGLHVHGIARDPALFEPYDPARLGLTRSTALGKKSGRAAVAAKLNEMGIDPAAVDVEKLVSRVREASERLGRPLTEQEARDILRAG comes from the coding sequence GTGAAGCTTATCGACTCCACCTTGCGCGAAGGCGAGCAGTGCTTCGGGGTCTATTTCCGCCCGGAGCAGAAGGCCGACATCCTGGAGCGGCTCTGCCGCCTTGGCGTGGACGAGCTGGAGCTTGGCGTGGCCGGGCGCGACGAGAGCCTGGCCGCCCTGCTGGCGCTGGCCCGCGCCCGCGACGGCGCCCCGCCCGTTTCGGTGTGGACTGCCTGCCGCCGCGACGCCATCGAGACGGCCGCCCCCCTGGGCGCGGACTGGCTGCACATGGGCCTGCCCGTCTCGGCCGCGCACATGCGCACCCGCCTGAAGATGGAGGAGGACCAGCTCCTGGAGCACCTGGCCCGCCACGTGGCCCTGGCCGGGGAGCTGGGCGCGGCCCGGGTCTCCGTGGGCCTGGAGGACGCCTCACGCGCCGACCCGGACTTCCTGATGCGCGCGGCGCTGGCCGCCCAGTCGGCAGGGGCCGCGCGGGTGCGGCTCTCCGACACGGTGGGGGTCTGGAATCCGCTTTCGGTGGCCGAGGCCGTGGCCCGGCTCAAGGCGGGGGTGAACATCGCCGTGGGCGTGCACTGCCACGACGATTTCGGGCTGGGCACGGGCAACGCCCTGGCCGGGTTGCTGGCCGGGGCCGACTACGCCGACTGCACGGTGCTGGGCCTGGGCGAGCGCGCCGGGCTGGCCTGCACCGAGGAGCTGGCCGCCTACCTGCACCTGCGCCTGGGACGCGACTACGCCGTTGCGGAGCTGCCGGGGCTGTGCGAAGCCGTGGCCCTGGCCGCCGGCATCGAGATTTCGCCGCGCAAGGCCGTGGCCGGGACCGGGCAGTTCGCCTGCGAGACGGGCCTGCACGTGCACGGCATCGCCCGCGACCCGGCCCTGTTCGAGCCTTACGACCCGGCCCGGCTGGGCCTTACGCGCTCCACGGCCCTGGGCAAGAAGAGCGGGCGCGCGGCCGTGGCCGCCAAGCTCAACGAAATGGGCATCGACCCGGCGGCCGTGGATGTGGAGAAGCTGGTGAGCCGCGTGCGCGAGGCCTCGGAACGCCTGGGAAGGCCGCTCACGGAGCAGGAGGCACGGGATATTCTGCGCGCAGGCTGA
- a CDS encoding P-II family nitrogen regulator gives MSLIMIRSIVRPEKADDVMAALMDAGFPAATKLAVAGRGKQRGIKIGEVTYDEIPKVQIMTVVSEKDKDYVIKTIVDSARTGGKGNFGDGKIFVTPVEEMYTISSGVKETDLSSIGEARP, from the coding sequence ATGTCCCTTATCATGATCCGTTCCATCGTCCGCCCCGAGAAGGCCGACGACGTGATGGCCGCCCTCATGGACGCCGGCTTCCCGGCAGCCACCAAACTCGCGGTCGCCGGCCGCGGCAAGCAGCGCGGCATCAAGATCGGCGAAGTGACCTACGACGAGATTCCCAAGGTCCAGATCATGACGGTCGTGTCCGAGAAGGACAAGGACTACGTGATCAAGACCATCGTTGACTCCGCCCGCACCGGCGGGAAGGGCAACTTCGGCGACGGCAAGATCTTCGTCACCCCCGTGGAGGAGATGTACACCATCAGCTCCGGCGTGAAGGAGACCGACCTGTCCAGCATCGGGGAGGCCAGGCCATGA
- the nifH gene encoding nitrogenase iron protein: MRKIAIYGKGGIGKSTTTQNTVAGLATLGKKVMVVGCDPKADSTRLLLGGLQQKTVLDTLREEGEDVELEDILKPGFKGTMCTESGGPEPGVGCAGRGIITSINLLEQLGAYTDDKQLDYVFYDVLGDVVCGGFAMPIREGKAQEIYIVVSGEMMAMYAANNICKGIVKFAEAGGVRLGGLICNSRKVDRELDLITALADRLGTQMIHFVPRENQVQRAELNRKTVIDFSPEHPQANEYLALASKIQDNQKFVIPTPLPIEELESLLVEFGIAN, translated from the coding sequence ATGAGAAAGATCGCAATTTACGGCAAAGGCGGCATCGGCAAGTCCACCACCACCCAGAACACCGTGGCCGGTTTGGCCACGCTGGGCAAGAAGGTCATGGTCGTGGGCTGCGACCCCAAGGCCGACTCCACCCGCCTGCTCCTCGGCGGCCTGCAGCAGAAGACCGTGCTCGACACCCTTCGTGAGGAAGGCGAGGACGTGGAACTCGAAGACATCCTGAAGCCCGGCTTCAAGGGCACCATGTGCACCGAGTCCGGCGGCCCCGAGCCCGGCGTCGGCTGCGCCGGCCGCGGCATCATCACCTCCATCAACCTGCTCGAGCAGCTGGGCGCCTACACCGACGACAAGCAGCTCGACTACGTCTTCTACGACGTTCTCGGCGACGTCGTCTGCGGCGGTTTCGCCATGCCCATCCGTGAAGGCAAGGCCCAGGAGATCTACATCGTCGTCTCCGGCGAGATGATGGCCATGTACGCCGCCAACAACATCTGCAAGGGCATCGTGAAGTTCGCCGAAGCCGGCGGCGTGCGCCTGGGCGGGCTGATCTGCAACTCCCGCAAGGTCGACCGCGAGCTGGACCTGATCACCGCCCTGGCCGACCGCCTCGGCACCCAGATGATCCACTTCGTCCCCCGCGAGAACCAGGTGCAGCGCGCCGAGCTCAACCGCAAGACCGTCATCGATTTCTCGCCCGAGCACCCGCAGGCCAACGAGTATCTGGCCCTGGCCTCCAAGATCCAGGACAACCAGAAGTTCGTCATCCCGACTCCGCTGCCCATCGAGGAGCTGGAATCCCTGCTGGTGGAATTCGGCATCGCCAACTAG
- a CDS encoding cupin domain-containing protein, translating to MQTSPPPYAIAGKQTIAQTSDLRVTLMDFAPGQEIPWHRHNAVDDTSFCLKGSVEISTRNPSEVEVIAPGEFKRIPAGTPHRVRCLGPEPCRVLLVQGVGAYDFLPA from the coding sequence ATGCAGACGAGCCCGCCCCCCTACGCCATCGCCGGCAAGCAGACCATCGCCCAGACTTCTGACCTGCGCGTCACGCTCATGGATTTCGCCCCCGGCCAGGAGATCCCCTGGCACCGCCACAACGCCGTGGACGACACCTCCTTCTGCCTCAAGGGCTCCGTCGAGATATCCACCCGGAACCCCTCCGAAGTCGAGGTCATCGCTCCGGGCGAGTTCAAGCGCATCCCCGCCGGAACCCCGCACCGCGTGCGCTGCCTTGGCCCCGAGCCATGCCGCGTGCTCCTGGTGCAGGGCGTAGGCGCCTACGATTTTCTGCCCGCGTGA
- a CDS encoding IscA/HesB family protein: MLTLTDSAKAQIDAFFTDKPKSPIRIYLSSGGCAGPRLGLALDEKNDADEAFDVQGYSFLIEKELFDQGKPFSIDLTHMGFEVGSTLELGGGGCGCSSGGGCPSSGGCGSGSCG, encoded by the coding sequence ATGCTGACTCTTACCGATTCCGCCAAGGCGCAGATCGACGCCTTTTTTACTGATAAACCCAAATCCCCCATCAGGATTTACCTCTCCTCCGGCGGGTGCGCAGGGCCGCGTCTGGGCCTGGCCCTGGACGAGAAGAACGACGCCGACGAGGCTTTCGACGTGCAGGGCTACTCCTTCCTCATCGAGAAGGAGCTCTTCGACCAGGGCAAGCCCTTCTCCATCGACTTGACCCACATGGGCTTCGAGGTCGGCTCCACCTTGGAGCTGGGCGGCGGCGGTTGCGGCTGTTCCTCTGGCGGGGGCTGTCCGTCCTCGGGTGGCTGCGGCTCCGGCTCCTGCGGCTAG